Genomic segment of Eschrichtius robustus isolate mEscRob2 chromosome 7, mEscRob2.pri, whole genome shotgun sequence:
aggctagtttttaaaaaaatattctacaaAGTGGTTTATAAGTCCCTATATTATTCTGCTTTTAACCTTACACATGTCAGCTCTTGTGTTGTTAATCTGGAAGGCTAACATCTCAAGGACTGCTGAAGTTACCTGCAGTCTATTCAGATGGTACAGAAGCCCAGCACAGCATTTCCCACATTAGCAGGTGCTCAAAAAAGATGGTGAACATCGCAATCACAGCCCTTTTTATTCCAAAAATAAATGGCAGGGCGGAAAGAAACACCGTTGGCTTATTTCTGGTAAGGTTTTTATGTACTATAAAAGAAAGAATTGTACTCATCAGCATAGCACAAATTCTAATAATAAGAGATACTTCTGTTTAAACTTAAAAGTCGTTAATGCAGTAATGCCCATTTGCCTTCCCTCCGCCCCGCGCCCCGGCCAGATCCACTTCTCAGGAGAAGTTCCAGCAGTTTGAGCTTAAGTGCCTGAATGTGGACCCTGAAATGAGCTTTGATTACCTTAGTCGACTAGGTAGCCAAACATTTTTTCAGAAGGGTTTAAACTCCGCAagatttaaaaatggtaaaaaaaaaaaaaaaaaaaaaaaaaagcatcgaATTTCAGTACCTTTAAATTTGGCTGAAACGGGGCACAGGGGCTTGGACTGACACCGCAGCAatacttagttttgtttttaaccacTTCGGGCCTTCCTGAAATACAGGCTGTATTGGCGTAATGGAAAAAGGAGCCTTGGAATCCTAGAGTCTGGTTTCTGGGTTCCGTCCCAGTtctgcgtgaccttgggcaagttactttacttcTCTGAATTTCCGTTTCCTCCGATGCAACACGACGATGGCAGCAGCCACCTTGCAACGTAGTCTGGAGCGCGCCTGGAACACACCCAGTCGGCCGCACACAAACAGCAGCCATATTAAGGCCGCCCAGCTCCGCGACGACCTCGCGGCCGCGCTCTGCCCAGCAGGTGTCGGTACCGCCCGGAGCGCgggcccggcggcggcggcggcgcggaccCCTCCCTTCCGCCGCTCTCGGGCCTGCCCCTCGGCGTCCCCGGGCGGGCCGCGGCAGCGTCCCGGGCCCGCCCCGGACGCAATTGGCGAGGGCGGCGAGGGCCCCGAGGGCACCAGGCCGGGCTCCGAGCCCCAGTCGCCCGAGTGCGGGAGAGCGGAGGCGGCCCGGGTACCGCCTGCGCCCGAGCGCGAGCGCGCGGCCACCGCCCCCTCGGCCCACCCCTCGtcctgccccgccccccgccctcgCGCGCCGCCCGCCCGGGTCGCAGCGGGGCCGTGGTGTACGTGCAGAGCGCGCAGAGCGAGTGGCGCCCGCACGCCCTGCGCTGCTCCGCGGGCCGAGCCGGGCCGCCCGGGACGCTGAGGCGGCGGCGGCCGAGGCGGCGGATCTCGCGTGCCGGGCCCGCGTGCCCGAGCGGAGGTCGCCGTCCGCCGCGCAGGCCGCGCTCCTTCAGCCCGCGGCGGCGATGAGGCGCTGAGGCGGCGGCCGGCGCCGCGCGGCGGGACCGGAGGACGAGGAAGCGGCCCGGCCGAGGGCGCGGGGCGCCGGCCTCCCGAGGCGAGGGGCGGCGGGTGCATGGCGCAGTGACGGCCCTTGCGGCTCCGCCCGCTCCCCGGCCCCAGGCGAGGCCGTCCGGCCGCCACCTCTCCTGctcggccgccgccgccaccgccgccatGGCCAATGACAGCGGCGGGCCCGGCGGGCCGAGCCCGAGCGAGCGAGACCGGCAGTACTGCGAGCTGTGCGGGAAGATGGAGAACCTGCTGCGCTGCAGCCGCTGCCGCAGCTCCTTCTACTGCAGCAAGGAGCACCAGCGCCAGGACTGGAAGAAGCACAAGCTCGTGTGCCAGGGCGGCGAGGGCGCCCTCGCCTCCGGAGCGGGCCAGCCCCAGCATCCCGGCCCCGCGCCGCCGCCCAGGGCCGCCGGGGCCGGGGCCAGGGAGGCCAGGAAGGCGGCGCCGCGCCGGGACAGAGCCGCCGCCGCCGAGGCCGCGGGCCCGCGGGTCGCCGGAGACGCGGCGAAGGCGAAGGCGAAGGCCAAGCCGGCGGCCGACCCCGCGGCGGCCGCGTCCCCGCCTCGCGCGGCGCCCGGCGGCCAGGGCCCGGCGGCGGCCGCCGCCGAGGCGGAGCCCGCGAAGGAGGAGCCGCTGGCCCGCTCGTCGCTGTACCAGGAGAAGGCGAACCTGTACCCGCCGAGCAGCGCGCCGGGCGAGGCGCTGAGCCCCGGCGGCGGCCTGCGGCCCAACGGGCAGACGAAGCCGCTGCCGGCGCTGAAGCTGGCGCTGGAGTACATCGTGCCCTGCATGAACAAGCACGGCATCTGCGTGGTGGACGACTTCTT
This window contains:
- the EGLN1 gene encoding egl nine homolog 1 gives rise to the protein MANDSGGPGGPSPSERDRQYCELCGKMENLLRCSRCRSSFYCSKEHQRQDWKKHKLVCQGGEGALASGAGQPQHPGPAPPPRAAGAGAREARKAAPRRDRAAAAEAAGPRVAGDAAKAKAKAKPAADPAAAASPPRAAPGGQGPAAAAAEAEPAKEEPLARSSLYQEKANLYPPSSAPGEALSPGGGLRPNGQTKPLPALKLALEYIVPCMNKHGICVVDDFLGKETGQQIGDEVRALHDTGKFTDGQLVSQKSDSSKDIRGDKITWIEGKEPGCETIGLLMSSMDDLIRHCNGKLGNYKINGRTKAMVACYPGNGTGYVRHVDNPNGDGRCVTCIYYLNKDWDAKVSGGILRIFPEGKAQFADIEPRFDRLLFFWSDRRNPHEVQPAYATRYAITVWYFDADERARAKVKYLTGEKGVRVELNKPSDSISKDVL